One Alkalispirochaeta americana DNA segment encodes these proteins:
- the hpt gene encoding hypoxanthine phosphoribosyltransferase gives MDVLISEEKIEQRVRELAREINRDYQDKNVLLVGLLKGSFVFLADLVRHLSISAEVDFMAATSYVGTQSTGNLIILKNLNESVHDRHVLIVEDIIDTGLTLSEIRNRLLLETPASLEICTLLDKPAQRKAQVPVKYVGFSVGDQFVVGYGIDCNEQYRTLPYVGVIPS, from the coding sequence ATGGATGTACTCATTTCCGAGGAAAAAATAGAACAACGTGTCCGTGAACTTGCCCGGGAGATTAATCGTGACTACCAGGACAAGAATGTGCTGTTGGTGGGGCTCCTGAAGGGGTCTTTTGTCTTTCTGGCAGATCTGGTTCGTCACCTCTCCATCTCTGCCGAGGTGGACTTCATGGCGGCCACCTCCTACGTGGGGACCCAGAGCACGGGCAACCTGATTATCCTGAAAAATCTCAACGAGAGCGTCCATGACCGGCACGTTCTGATTGTCGAGGATATTATCGATACGGGCCTGACCCTTTCGGAGATCCGCAACCGGTTGCTCCTGGAAACCCCGGCAAGCCTGGAAATCTGCACACTTCTGGATAAGCCTGCACAGCGCAAGGCCCAGGTCCCTGTGAAATATGTGGGGTTTTCCGTGGGCGATCAGTTTGTCGTGGGCTACGGGATTGATTGCAACGAGCAGTACCGCACGCTTCCCTATGTGGGAGTCATTCCCTCCTGA
- a CDS encoding PilZ domain-containing protein, with protein sequence MIDISGGFQTSPTEVITFLVIVGTITISLIVTQILNRREMAKRAKRRASARSAPVLRSRSVRTQPILPPKNQSVLDRLAWFLKNPNRITIVMQDPEKLVHLARKGLQEGVVQEKEVRDLFRYLRMDPEPLFSRSLLTSTISPGSEVSVSTVDLSVATGVFVSNRQEGLLLRIDRGGNRFRTGTPLEIVCYSADGMHQFHSTLLRKKGKHLLVSHSRHVRHAQRRRHRRHEIEIPIRLGFPGFRSAPLETVSLDMSIGGAAVRNPKKRLVLGALVECTLDMGSAPPLVLTGTVVRLSRRKTRAHISFSAMNDKTRHRLFRRLIQGR encoded by the coding sequence ATGATCGACATCAGCGGCGGCTTTCAAACATCCCCCACCGAGGTGATCACCTTCCTGGTGATTGTCGGAACAATCACGATTTCCCTGATCGTTACCCAGATACTTAATCGCCGGGAAATGGCAAAACGGGCAAAGCGCCGGGCTTCCGCCCGGTCCGCTCCCGTTCTTCGCTCCCGATCTGTCAGAACCCAGCCGATCCTTCCCCCGAAAAACCAGAGCGTTCTTGACCGTCTGGCCTGGTTCCTGAAGAACCCGAACAGGATTACCATTGTCATGCAGGATCCGGAAAAATTGGTCCACCTGGCAAGAAAAGGGCTCCAGGAGGGCGTTGTCCAGGAGAAGGAGGTCCGGGATCTCTTCCGGTACCTTCGGATGGACCCGGAGCCGCTCTTCTCACGATCCCTTCTGACATCGACGATCTCTCCGGGTTCGGAGGTTTCCGTTTCCACAGTGGACCTCTCCGTGGCCACAGGCGTTTTTGTCAGCAACCGGCAAGAGGGGCTCCTCCTGCGGATTGATCGAGGGGGGAACCGGTTCAGGACCGGAACCCCTCTGGAAATAGTATGCTACAGCGCTGACGGAATGCACCAGTTTCACAGCACGCTCCTGCGGAAAAAGGGTAAACATCTTCTCGTTTCCCACAGCAGGCACGTCCGCCACGCCCAGCGACGCCGTCACCGGCGGCACGAAATAGAAATACCGATCCGCCTGGGCTTTCCCGGCTTCCGCAGCGCTCCCCTTGAAACGGTCTCCCTGGACATGAGCATCGGCGGGGCAGCTGTGCGAAACCCCAAAAAGCGTCTTGTTCTGGGAGCCCTGGTGGAGTGCACCCTTGACATGGGATCAGCCCCTCCCCTGGTTCTGACAGGAACGGTGGTACGCCTCTCGCGCCGCAAAACCAGAGCTCATATCAGCTTCTCGGCCATGAACGACAAAACGAGACACCGCCTCTTTCGCCGCCTTATCCAGGGGCGGTGA
- a CDS encoding lysophospholipid acyltransferase family protein, which produces MVQRVSRGIVNGLILVLLRVFFVVDCRELKKIPRQGPAILASNHTTNFEGPIYYTLLRGRRVTALGKKELWKNPLTRFLMQVWDIIPLNRSGPDRKAFRRAKMALDQGAFLGIAPEGTRSMSGELQKGRPGAAMLAVEAQVPIIPMVQWGVKDLFRNLRRFRRTPIHFAVGEAFSVRVPRDRKLTAGELRQITDEIMFQMALVMPERYRGYYRDLSKMTTRFISGGATPRSAMIVVT; this is translated from the coding sequence ATGGTGCAACGTGTATCCAGAGGAATCGTTAACGGTCTGATCCTTGTTCTCTTGCGGGTCTTCTTTGTGGTCGATTGCCGGGAACTGAAAAAAATTCCCCGCCAGGGGCCAGCCATCCTTGCCAGTAATCACACCACGAATTTCGAAGGGCCAATTTATTACACCCTCCTGCGGGGCCGCAGGGTAACAGCCCTGGGAAAGAAGGAGCTCTGGAAAAATCCTCTTACCAGGTTTCTGATGCAGGTCTGGGACATTATTCCCCTGAATCGGAGCGGCCCCGATCGAAAAGCCTTCCGGCGTGCGAAGATGGCCCTTGATCAGGGAGCCTTTCTGGGGATCGCCCCCGAAGGAACCCGGAGCATGTCGGGAGAGCTCCAAAAGGGACGCCCCGGGGCAGCCATGCTCGCTGTAGAAGCCCAGGTTCCAATTATTCCCATGGTCCAGTGGGGGGTGAAGGATCTCTTTCGAAATCTCCGGCGTTTTCGACGAACACCGATCCATTTTGCCGTGGGAGAGGCCTTCAGTGTTCGTGTTCCCCGAGACCGGAAGCTTACTGCAGGAGAGCTCCGTCAGATTACGGACGAGATCATGTTCCAGATGGCGCTTGTGATGCCCGAGCGCTACCGGGGATACTACCGGGACCTCTCAAAGATGACGACCCGGTTTATTTCCGGAGGAGCCACTCCGCGCTCTGCCATGATAGTTGTCACCTAA